In Vigna angularis cultivar LongXiaoDou No.4 chromosome 8, ASM1680809v1, whole genome shotgun sequence, one DNA window encodes the following:
- the LOC108345866 gene encoding protein OSB3, chloroplastic/mitochondrial isoform X1 produces the protein MKVSEMNGWVLRQFGKGGRDSSVSPLILLLRSYATRRSKPTPPEIPFQPKLANAVDLIGQLLTPLQFHESPEGNAWATAVITRQESPSSPFLSIPLLFEGDLAHTAKCHLKLNDFIHIAGNLTTDRHPLHPQQHHHQSNIQVMVQTLNFVQGYPQLNTTSASSTTKILPFSKSEEHDINPSRKNIRAKQSKELDKDNSWKDLLDNPVEWWDLRSTEENPKGAAFERKTNGELLFINSSTPKWVQEKLELVTINLKPEPKHSISSAKNSPDSSMSSWIDLVDNPKQWCDFRDSKQNGLVHPKHPDFKRKDGSVSLWLGKGETWVLPKLKGLEFEVPVLKSKKAKDSKGGDVYWNDLVQNPAKWWDNRVDKRNEKAPDFKHKETGEGLWLGSSPSWVLDKLPPVKPKQSVETDRKSTPVS, from the exons ATGAAAG TAAGCGAAATGAATGGTTGGGTGCTACGACAGTTTGGCAAAGGTGGCAGGGATTCTTCGGTTTCCCCTCTCATTCTTCTTCTCCGTTCCTACGCCACTCGCCGCTCCAAACCCACCCCACCGGAGATTCCTTTTCAGCCCAAACTGGCTAACGCCGTCGATCTCATCGGTCAGCTACTCACGCCTCTTCAGTTCCACGAATCTCCCGAAGGCAACGCCTGGGCCACCGCCGTCATCACGCGCCAAGAGtccccttcttctcctttcctctC GATTCCGCTTCTATTCGAGGGTGATCTCGCTCATACCGCCAAATGCCATCTCAAACTCAATGATTTCATCCACATTGCTGGAAATCTCACCACTGATCGTCATCCACTACACCCCCAACAACACCACCATCAAAGCAATATCCAG GTTATGGTGCAAACCCTGAACTTTGTTCAAGGATATCCCCAACTCAACACTACATCCGCATCTTCAACTACCAAAATACTTCCTTTCTCTA AAAGTGAGGAGCATGACATCAATCCATCAAGGAAGAATATCCGTGCCAAGCAGAGTAAAGAGCTGGACAAAGACAATTCTTGGAAGGATCTCCTTGATAACCCCGTTGAATGGTGGGATCTTCGTTCAACAGAG GAGAATCCAAAAGGTGCAGCTTTTGAAAGAAAGACAAATGGTGAATTACTCTTTATCAATAGCTCAACTCCCAAATGGGTGCAAGAGAAATTAGAGTTAGTGACAATTAACTTGAAACCTGAACCAAAACACTCAATAT CCTCTGCGAAGAACAGCCCAGATTCTTCAATGAGTTCTTGGATAGACCTTGTAGATAATCCAAAGCAGTGGTGTGATTTCCGTGACAGCAAACAAAATGGATTG GTACATCCAAAGCACCCTGATTTCAAGCGCAAGGATGGCAGTGTTTCCCTCTGGCTTGGCAAGGGTGAAACGTGGGTTTTACCCAAACTGAAAGGGCTTGAATTTGAAGTTCCCGTTCTTAAATCCAAAAAAGCAAAGGATAGTAAAG GTGGTGATGTGTACTGGAATGATTTGGTACAAAATCCGGCTAAATGGTGGGATAATAGAGTAGATAAG AGGAATGAAAAGGCTCCTGATTTCAAGCACAAAGAAACTGGTGAAGGGCTGTGGCTTGGTTCTTCACCAAGTTGGGTGTTAGACAAATTGCCACCAGTGAAGCCTAAACAAAGTGTAGAAACTGACAGGAAATCGACACCGGTTTCATGA
- the LOC108345866 gene encoding protein OSB3, chloroplastic/mitochondrial isoform X2: MVSEMNGWVLRQFGKGGRDSSVSPLILLLRSYATRRSKPTPPEIPFQPKLANAVDLIGQLLTPLQFHESPEGNAWATAVITRQESPSSPFLSIPLLFEGDLAHTAKCHLKLNDFIHIAGNLTTDRHPLHPQQHHHQSNIQVMVQTLNFVQGYPQLNTTSASSTTKILPFSKSEEHDINPSRKNIRAKQSKELDKDNSWKDLLDNPVEWWDLRSTEENPKGAAFERKTNGELLFINSSTPKWVQEKLELVTINLKPEPKHSISSAKNSPDSSMSSWIDLVDNPKQWCDFRDSKQNGLVHPKHPDFKRKDGSVSLWLGKGETWVLPKLKGLEFEVPVLKSKKAKDSKGGDVYWNDLVQNPAKWWDNRVDKRNEKAPDFKHKETGEGLWLGSSPSWVLDKLPPVKPKQSVETDRKSTPVS; the protein is encoded by the exons ATGG TAAGCGAAATGAATGGTTGGGTGCTACGACAGTTTGGCAAAGGTGGCAGGGATTCTTCGGTTTCCCCTCTCATTCTTCTTCTCCGTTCCTACGCCACTCGCCGCTCCAAACCCACCCCACCGGAGATTCCTTTTCAGCCCAAACTGGCTAACGCCGTCGATCTCATCGGTCAGCTACTCACGCCTCTTCAGTTCCACGAATCTCCCGAAGGCAACGCCTGGGCCACCGCCGTCATCACGCGCCAAGAGtccccttcttctcctttcctctC GATTCCGCTTCTATTCGAGGGTGATCTCGCTCATACCGCCAAATGCCATCTCAAACTCAATGATTTCATCCACATTGCTGGAAATCTCACCACTGATCGTCATCCACTACACCCCCAACAACACCACCATCAAAGCAATATCCAG GTTATGGTGCAAACCCTGAACTTTGTTCAAGGATATCCCCAACTCAACACTACATCCGCATCTTCAACTACCAAAATACTTCCTTTCTCTA AAAGTGAGGAGCATGACATCAATCCATCAAGGAAGAATATCCGTGCCAAGCAGAGTAAAGAGCTGGACAAAGACAATTCTTGGAAGGATCTCCTTGATAACCCCGTTGAATGGTGGGATCTTCGTTCAACAGAG GAGAATCCAAAAGGTGCAGCTTTTGAAAGAAAGACAAATGGTGAATTACTCTTTATCAATAGCTCAACTCCCAAATGGGTGCAAGAGAAATTAGAGTTAGTGACAATTAACTTGAAACCTGAACCAAAACACTCAATAT CCTCTGCGAAGAACAGCCCAGATTCTTCAATGAGTTCTTGGATAGACCTTGTAGATAATCCAAAGCAGTGGTGTGATTTCCGTGACAGCAAACAAAATGGATTG GTACATCCAAAGCACCCTGATTTCAAGCGCAAGGATGGCAGTGTTTCCCTCTGGCTTGGCAAGGGTGAAACGTGGGTTTTACCCAAACTGAAAGGGCTTGAATTTGAAGTTCCCGTTCTTAAATCCAAAAAAGCAAAGGATAGTAAAG GTGGTGATGTGTACTGGAATGATTTGGTACAAAATCCGGCTAAATGGTGGGATAATAGAGTAGATAAG AGGAATGAAAAGGCTCCTGATTTCAAGCACAAAGAAACTGGTGAAGGGCTGTGGCTTGGTTCTTCACCAAGTTGGGTGTTAGACAAATTGCCACCAGTGAAGCCTAAACAAAGTGTAGAAACTGACAGGAAATCGACACCGGTTTCATGA